The Oncorhynchus mykiss isolate Arlee chromosome 8, USDA_OmykA_1.1, whole genome shotgun sequence genome includes the window AATACACTAAAATATTTACATTTCACTGCAAAGCTCACTATTCAGCTTTGAGCTGTGCCTTTTTGGCCACAATGTGACATGGTTGACAACAATAGGGGTGAGCATGCTGTCTTTATAAACCCTTTGTTATTTGCATATGCTCATCATCTATGTTTTTATGGCATCTGCTTTATGCCATCATTATATATGTTATCATTTTGTCAGGCCAACCAGTCACTGTTTTACAGTATGCACAAAATGGATATAAACAAATATGTCTAACCTGATAGCCTATTATTGACTGAGCGAGATGGATAGGAAGGAAGAGAAACACCAGAACAGCAGACAGAGTGATGTCAGTCCCCTGACTTCCTTCTTTAGCACTGACCTTAAAATGGTAAACATGGTTTGCATATTTCTATGTAATAATGACAGCAGGGTAAGTACTGGAATGGTTCTGCCCAGGATGTGGATAAGTCTTAATAACTAAATGTtgtctagagagagaggacaaaacgTGACTAGTATTGACAGACGCGGAGAGACTAGGTAAGCACATAACCATGTAAAACAGAGTAAAACATCTAGGGATTATATAGGGAGGAGTTTCACCATCTTAGATGGGAGGCAATTTGCAGTAAAGCAACAGATGAACAAAAACAGTAATTGAAAAGTGTTGAAGAATTTAACCTTTTTGTACTTCAATTATTTTCACTTCTCACAGGGAATTGTAGAGGGGTTGGGTAAGACAATCACCCTCTTCAAAGCTGATCACTGCTCCATCCATCACCAAGTAAGGACTCTAACCTATACATCTCAAATTACCAAGAAAGGACATATCTCTACTTTTTAGCTTTAAAAAAAGAATACTACTTATCGGTAATCAGATGATTGACGTTAACGACACCACTGCCTTTCCATGTGGTCTGGATCCACCCTACTACGCAAACATGATAGGTATCGTGGTGGACTGGATCATATTCCTCATAGGATTTCCTGCCGTCTGCCTGGCCAGTTATGCCCTGTTCAGTTTGGTCAAAGCCGGCCGAGTGGCTCCTGTCTACGTGATCAACCTGCTCATctcagaccttctccagatcacCATGACGCTGGTCTTCATTTTCAGTAGGTTCTTTGACACCACATGTTTGCCTTTCATGATGGCCCGCTGCCTGTCAAGGATATTTGTTCGCCTGGGCCTCTGCACCAGCCTGGGCTTCATGTTGTTGATCTCCCTGGAGAGGTACATGGTGGTGGTCTGTCCTCTGTGGTACCGCCTCCGACGCTCAGTCAAAAACTCCACACTGGTCTCTCTGAGCCTCTGGGCACTGGCACTGGTTTACGTTACCTTTGATTACATATTCTTGATCGACATGCGGTATTCACTGACGATTTTCTCTGCCATCTCCCTGTTGCCTGCCCCTTTCCTGGTGTTGCTGTTCTTGGTCACTCAGAGGGCCCTCTCCAGGAGTATGGCTTTCAGGGGGGCAGAAAGAAGGAGAAGGATTCTGGGAACTCTGGGTCTGGTCCTGGGTAGTTATACACTCCTCTTCCTCCCGTACAGCATCAGGAACCTGTACTACTCCATCAAGCCCCATGCCCCCTCAGTGTCAGACCCAGTCAGTGACCTGTCCTCTGTGATAACCAGTGCCTTGTTGTACCTAAGCCCTCTCACTGACTGCTTCCTCTATATCTTCATGAGGAGGGACCTCAGAGACACTGTGGATGCCTTCCCCTGCTGCAGGAGGCTGCTCAATGTGGGAGATGGTAACAGGAGCAGTAGACAGACTGATCAGGGAGATACACAGACTGGCCCATGACTAGCCAGTTGATCGTGTCTGAGAACATTATTTTGTGCAATGAAAACGTCCAATGTTTAATTCACATGGCTTTCTGCTATGGTACCTTCCTATCCTCTCATATTTGTGTGgttaatttattttgtatttctgtggGCACCAAGTTCTACAGTACTTGGTACTTGGTGTCTCAGCACTGCACCAACTTatgcagagaaaaaaaacatttcatattTGCAAAAATAGACATTTATTTTGTATCACAAAAACACCTACATTTACTGTCACCTTGTTATAGTATTTATCAGAAATGTTAATATACAATATGTCACATGGAAcctacctacagtggggcaaaaaaagtatttagtcagccaccaaattgtgcaagttctcccacttaaaaagatgagaggcctgtaattttcatcataagtatacttcaactatgacagacaaaatgagaaaaaaaatccagaaaatcacattgtagtgatttttaatgaattgatatgcaaattatggtggaaaataagtatttggtcaataacaaaagtttctcaatactttgttatataccctttgttggcaatgacagaggtaaaacgttttctgtaagtcttcacaaggttttcacacactgttgctggtattttggcccattcctccaagcagatctcctctagagcagtgatgttttggggctgttgctgagcaacactgactttcaactccctccaaagattttctatggggttgagatctggagactggctaggccactccaggaccttgaaatgcttcttacgaagccactccttcattgcagtgtgtttgggatcattgtaatgctgaaaaacccagccacgtttcatcttcaatgcccttgctgatggaaggttttcactcaaaatctcacgatacatggccccattcattctttcctttacacggatcagtcgtcctggtccctttgcagaaaaacagccccaaaacatgatgtttccacccccatgcttgacagtaggtatggtgttctttggatgcaactcagcattctttgtcctccaaacacgccGAGTTGAGTtttgaccaaaaagttatattttggtttcatctgaccatatgacattctcccaatcttcttctggatcatccaaatgctctctagcaaacttcagacgggcctggacatgtactggcttaagcagggggacacgtctggcactgcaggatttgagtccctggcggcgtagtgtgttactgatggtaggctttgttactttggtcccagctctctgcaggtcattcactaggtccccctgtgtggttctgagatttttgctcactgttcttgtgatcattttgaccccacggggtgagatcttccacaagggagattatcagtggtcttgtatgtcttccatttcctaataattgctcccacagttgatttcttcaaaccaagctgcttacctattgcagattcagtcttcccagcctggtgcaggtctacaattttgtttctggtgtcctttgacagctctttggtcttggccatagtgaagtttggagtgtgactgtttgaggttgtggacaggtgtcttttatactgataacaagttcaaacaggtgccattaatacaggtaacgagtggaggacagaggagcctcttaaagaagaagttacaggtctgagagccagaaatcttgcttgtttgtaggtgaccaaatacttattttccaccataatttgcaaataaattcattaaaaatcctacaatgtgattttctggattttttctcccttattttgtctgtcatagttgaagtgtacctatgatggaaattacaggcctctctcatctttttaagtcggaaaacttgcacaatttgtggctgactaaatacttttttgccccactgtatatgacagCCATACAGATCTACAAAGTCCTTTACTTGTATTATAATGTCTCTATGATGTTCACCAAACGAAGTACACAGAAAATCATGGTAAGACTGTTCCTTGTAGAAAGAACATTATGCAACTTCAGAATTAAAATACATGACATAAAGTCAATTTTTGGTGGTATGGTACGTAGAGTATGACCATATCGATAACAGGTTTCACGTTCAATATTTATAAAGCTGATGTTTCCTCTGTAAAATGTTACTTGATTTCACTAATGTTTTCAACATTAGTcaatttcacaataaaaaaaggCCTACATGACATAGTCAGCTTCGGTTTTCGTCAAACTAGCTAAATAAATTGacatggtgtggtggtgtggattaAAGGGTTCACTTTCAAGATTTAAAAAGTGTATTTTTCCCTTCTAAAATATAACTTGTTGTCCCTTCTCTCCACTTCACTGGACCCACTGGTCTCATATGAGACTCACTGGACTTATTTTCACTGGTCCTATATCCCGAAACATCTTTAGCATTTCCAGACTTCCCCTCTGTCAGCCAATCGGATACCCTCAGGTATTCAGCCGAGCTCACTGGTAACACAGCACAAGAGAATTCAGGCATTGTGAATTAACAGAGAAAATGTTCTGACCATTCACTCAacaaaatacaacacattatagaATTGTACTTTGGATGCAcaagtacagtatgtatgtacggtaccttcagaaaatattcacaacccaatttaaaatggattaaattgagatgtgtcactggcctagacatttttacaaactaACTAAAAATGTAAAGTTTAAATGTCTTGATTTAAtacgtattcaacccctttgttgtggcaagcctaaataagttcaggagtaaaaaaaaaaaaaaagcatttttttgTACTCATTGCCTGATTTATGAAGGTCAACAACCATTTGTCTCTTTTTGTTTGAGTTCTTTGCATTTTCCCATGGTAATGGATGACAAAGGGATTTCACATTCGTGTTACCTCCTTTTTATTCCCCAGTGAAACAGGACGCCATGGAAGGCCACAATACCGTATACTTCCTTAAAATGAGATTAACTTAAAAAAGTAATGCAAATGTATTAATGTTAATGCAAATGTAATTTTGTTTGCTTCTATTTATAAGAATATTTAGGGGTGccaataaaaacaaaacattgtAAGCAGACAACAATCAAAGCTATATACAGGTGTTGTCAAACAGAATTAGCATAGAAGGTCCTTGGAAAGCTTTTCTAAACAGCCCAGTCTTTAGCTGTGCCTTAAACGAGGCCAGAGACTCTGCAGCCCTGACAGTGACCTCAAGTGCGCTCCACAGCCGAGGAGCCGCAGTACTGTGTTTCCCTGGGACAGACAGAGATGCTGACCCAAGTCACCTCCCAGAGATGCGGATCATTCTCCTGGGTAAGAAAAGGGCTGATAAGTGTCTGGCAGGCAACACAATACCTGCCCGAGTTGAGTCTGAAATCAACAGCGAGACCGTGGACAATGTAAGGAGACAGGGGGTTGTCGGGGGAAAGTGGCAACTCACCGTAGTGGAAACTCTAGGATGGTGGAAGACCTTCTCTCCGTGGAGGTCCTGGAACTGGTGATGACAGAGATAGTGCACAGTGTGTCTCTGAGTCCCCCAGGCCCCCATGCCTTCCTCCTGTTCATTGATTTGTACTCAATACTGGACGATAAGAGCAGGGGAGCTGTGGAGGAACACCTGAACATGGTAGGCCTTACCGTGAATGGCTTGTCTTTGTGTCCCCCTCGACCCCATGCCATCCTTCTAGTCATTGCTGCAGGTATTGCCTTCACTGAAGCCCACCTGAGGTCAACGCTCTGGTGATATTCAGCTGGTGTGACACAATGGGTGACACCTCCATACAGCAGTTCATTGAGAGTGATGGGAGAGCCCTCCAGTGGCTCCTCAGGAAGAGTGACAACAGATACCACATCCTCAATGTCAAGAACAGGGAGGATTGAGTTGATGGTAAAAACGATATTCAGGGAGTGAAGTGGGGCGAGGTGCATATGTGACAGCCGAAAGTTGGACACTGACATGGCAGTGCCAGTGTTGCCATTGTTAATAAAAGTTGTTCTTTATAATGTTGAAATAAACATGTATAATATATGTGTGTATGCTACATTGTACAATCAAATATCACATTCATCTATACATATCCATTATAAACATGAATTGCAGcaaagttggttcctgtttcagtcagGTCTTTGGTCATGTTCGTGTGGGTCAAACACAAACACCCTAATGATTAGTTGACAAAGgagcctcccacaatgcaggcgATCGCTGCAAGATAAAGTTGGTGAAGCTTGCAGAATCTTGCAGTCAAAACTTCATGACCTTCATGTCACATGATTTTAGTCAAGTTCATGCAGTCCACATGTAGGCGCAAGTCAGACAATTTGTATCCCCATAATGCAACAAACTTTGAAAGGCGGGACCAACGATGGTCACCAACTTGACAAAAGTGATCCGCTCGAATGTGCCCAATGCATTCAATGGCTGAAACACAACCTTGTTTTTCATTTTTAGTGAGCCACCTAGTGGACACATTCCTCTTCATGAAGGTTTTAGATTTCATAAATGACTGCCTGCGGCTTGGCTGGTGTAGACCAAATACACCCACCTTGAACATGCAAGTGTGACTACCATCTAAAACACAATGCGAGACTATCTACTGGGTTTAATAGTAATATATTGGCCTACACTGCCTGATAATAACAGTTGCATTGGTGGGGAGTTCAGTAGACCTACATGTCTGACCAAAGCCTGAATAGGGGCATTATATTTTCATAGACCTGTAATTGTCTGAGATGTGGGATGATATTTTGACTACTAAAAGTTAGGCAGTGGCACTGACTATTGTTAACATCTTCATTTGCCATTTAAATGTGCTGCATATTTTGCTGTAGGCTTACTGCATTATTTTCATTGTCTTTACTGAATTTCCTCTATGTAGCCTACTATGTATGCATTTAGAATAAAATAGAAGGTTCTATTCTAAGGAGACACATAGGACCATTATAATGTGACCACAAAAGATAGCCAGGTGGAAAAAGAACATTCCTCCAATTTAACTTCTAGGGGTAGGCTGGGCCTTATCCAAATTGTGCCTGGGTGTTACACTGGATTTGCACAATGGGCTAATACGGGAAGATGATTTAATTCGATACATTTGTGGTTTTCAGAGCAATATGCGAGGCGGTAAAAATGCTCAGTGGGTAGGCTCGTCTAGTCAGGGTCAGACTGTGTCCTAGGCCAAGTCACGGTGGCGACGAATGTCATTAATTATAAAGGGAGAGTGTCCGGATAGGAGGGACAGACCGCCAAACAGACAGCCGTCAGTGCCGCAGAGACCACAGACGCAGGCCGAGAAGCAGGCCGCCCTCGCCAAATAGTCTACAAAGAGGGTTGaatggggaaggggaggagggtgacAGAAACACTAATCCAATTCCCTTTCGTTACCGCATAGTAGCTTATCTCTTCCCCCGGCTGTTTCTCTGGGTCAGTCAAAACAATGAATTGATGGACTACATTTACGATATCAAATAGTCTCAATTCACGGCGAcgatataaataaataatttaacaaTGCGGTGTTCCGCCCGGCTGTCAAAGGGACGACTGCGCATCTTTGTGGCTGTATGCCGGAAAAGGCTATGTTGATGTCCCGACTGGGAGACGTAGCCTATTGCCCAACATATTTTATCATTTTGTAAACCACTATCAAATATAATCGATTCATACACGGTGAGTAATTTCCTTTATCTTATTCATGTCGACGACGCAAACTAGGGATATGAGCTATTTGTAGCGATATTTTAGGACAGTCATAATAATTTATGAAATCATAACTTGTTATGATCAGTGCGCGCGCAGGCAGGCAACAGGTCGCCGGTACAGTAGCGGGACAGCAGAAGTTATCGAGCTGTTCGGACTTGTATGAAAATGTTAGATCGTTTCTTTAAATGTCACGGTGCGATGGAACgaaaaacacaaatgctttgttggCACAATAGGCGATGTTTTAATAGAATGAAATAGTTTGCGAAACACGGACAACAGATTGAAATGTTTCTTTGTATAAACCTTATAAATATTTTTCTAGATATAAAACGCTGTCTAAATATATCGTAAGCCTCTGAAAAGGGAATTCTAAAATGTAAGGCTAATGAATGTGTAGGCCATATCAAACAGTCAAATCAGGACATACATCACTATCCTGCAGCATAGACACGTTGATCCAAACCATAAATTCCCTTTTCAATACACAAATTATGGGAGGCAAGGATTACAAATGTGGGTTATTATGACAAATAGGCccctaaatatattttttgtatcgTTATTGACTCAAAGCATATGGTGCCAACTGTGATTCGGAAACCTACActaagaaaaaaaggtgctaactAGAACCTAAATGTGTTCTTCGACTGTCTacataggataaccctttaaataaaacatgttggtTCCCGGTATAActcttttggtttcaggtagaacgcTTTCGGGTTCCAAGTAGAATcatttctacagagggttctacctggaaccaagagttttttctaagagtgtattttATAGATAAACTTAAATAGGCTTGGTGAATAACAGGCTTTCTTATTTTCATATTTAGATGTTTGTATAGGCCTACAATCCACAATGATAAATTATAATTGAATTTCTTGATATGTACAAGATTGATGTTATCAATCGATGTTCAATTATTAAGTAAAACTGATTTGGGGTAACAGCAGAGGGTGCAACACAGTTaagcctgtgtttgtgtgtatttggggGCGATGTCCGCCCAAGATGTGCGGGCCTGTGTGCAGACCAGGAGGACACGGTCAAAATCATCAGAGCAAAGAATTCGCATTATTCATGTACAAACATTTGCAGAATTACGCACAATCATGAACACACATTTGATACAATATAGGCTAGCCTAGACCTACTGTACACTTTACATTTATGGAAGTGTTTCATGTTGGCCTATGTGATAAATTTAAGTATAACACAGGGAACTGAGTTTGTACCCATATGTGGCCACTGGGGCTTAGCCTATATGGTAGGTAACCATGCCTAAGGCCCGGCATTTCTTTACCGTATTGTCTTCTTTCCAGTTTGTTTTGTGTAAACGTCATTGCAAATCGATTGTGTTAACAGGCCTGCAGTATGTATAGCCTATATATTGTGTGTATGCaattggggaggcaggtagcccagtggttagagcgttggactagtaaccgaaaggttacaagattgaatccccgagctgacaaggtaaaaagctgtcgttctgcccctgaacaaggcagttcctgttcctaggccgtcattgaaaataagaacttgcctaattaaaaaaaaatagcttGATATAAAATGCGTGCGTGGTAACGTTCCTCCATCCAGTAGTAAAGACTCAAGGCCTATAATCGTAGAGTTGAAATTACGTACAGTAATTTACCGCTTGTTGTGGCTAGAGAACATTTGACTCACAGGGGACCAAATGTATTGTACGGGTAGgttcagtaaaaaaaatatatatatatttttccctcAATCTGGCTATCCCTCCTTTTCATTACCTTTCCACGTGGTAAGCAGTAGAGCTCGAGTTTGAAAAGGAAGCATTGTGCGTCGCGTCAGTGGTCCTGTGTATTCGAGAGGCTCGCAGAGGGTGATGCTCATTCAGCTGTGTCCTAGCCCCATTGTTGCGAATTCCTGTTCATTCAGGGGCCTGTTAATGGAGCTCGTGCATCCGAAAGCTGGTAGGGGGGTCATTCGAATTCCAAGTTGGGGTTCCACCAATCACCGTCCGCCAATCATCCTTTCCAAGCAATTGACTGGATACACCTACTTGAATAGGACATACATAATGAAGGGAGGATGCTATTTTATGGGTAGGCCTACTTGTACCCAAACActcgcgcgcgcgcgcacacacacacgttgtatACAATATAAAGAGAAACATCTAATCAAGGGAGAGGTGTAAATTAATTGGTCTGTTCTTCATCAAATGTATAGGGACTATACATTGTAGCACATGGGGACGCAAAACTTTAGTATATACTGAAATCAAAACTTTAGTATATACTGAAATTATACTGAAATCAAAACTTTAGCATATACTGAAATGAAAACTTTAGTATATACTGAAAACATACTGAAATCAAAACTTTTGTATATACTGAAATCAAAACTTTTGCATATATTGAAATCAAAGACAGCACTTGGGATACTCACGATTGTGTTTATCTGAAGGACAGAACGTGATGGCTTTTGTGGGTGAGGTGGGTTACTAGAAGGAGGCAAGTGGAGTGAGGAGGGAGTCATGGCTCAAAAGAAGTGTTCATTCGCCATTTGAATGCAAATGTAGTGGTTGAACAAGaggactgtgtgcgtgtgtgttttgtgggaggaggagggggggggggggggatctaacGGTGAGTTTGAGAGAAGAAGACTTGTTGAGGGAAAT containing:
- the LOC110530985 gene encoding proteinase-activated receptor 2-like gives rise to the protein MIGIVVDWIIFLIGFPAVCLASYALFSLVKAGRVAPVYVINLLISDLLQITMTLVFIFSRFFDTTCLPFMMARCLSRIFVRLGLCTSLGFMLLISLERYMVVVCPLWYRLRRSVKNSTLVSLSLWALALVYVTFDYIFLIDMRYSLTIFSAISLLPAPFLVLLFLVTQRALSRSMAFRGAERRRRILGTLGLVLGSYTLLFLPYSIRNLYYSIKPHAPSVSDPVSDLSSVITSALLYLSPLTDCFLYIFMRRDLRDTVDAFPCCRRLLNVGDGNRSSRQTDQGDTQTGP